Within the Gemmatimonadaceae bacterium genome, the region CTGAAGCCGACGCCGGTGCCGCTTAGCGGTTCCTTCGTCTGGTAGTGAATCGGCCGGGATCAGCCCGCGGAAAGTCCAGCATCACCGGCCTCCAGGTCTTCGGATCGCTGATCATCCCGTTCGCGTCGCTCACTACCTCCATGTGGACCGGAGTCACTCGTATCAGCAGGTAGTCGTCACCGTGGTTCCGATCGCGGTAAAACCCCGCCCATTCCTCCTTCCAGTGTTTCTCCTTCTGGGCGGGGTCCGAGACGAGCACAGCCCGGCCGTCGAGTGAGACATAGCCGGGGTTCCCCGACTCGAACCACAACAAGGTCACGCGGCCGTCGCGCCTGAGCTGGCTCACCTTGCGAGTGAGCGCGTTGGTGGCAACCCAGACAGTGAACGAGGAA harbors:
- a CDS encoding pyridoxamine 5'-phosphate oxidase family protein, which codes for MSLFTKILHFRAFLPGERWWRGPSVTAALLGLVCIPHVTAAQVQQKAPPTREEILAAARSIIQKARFGTFVTLGEKGEPQARIVDPFAPDSSFTVWVATNALTRKVSQLRRDGRVTLLWFESGNPGYVSLDGRAVLVSDPAQKEKHWKEEWAGFYRDRNHGDDYLLIRVTPVHMEVVSDANGMISDPKTWRPVMLDFPRADPGRFTTRRRNR